The stretch of DNA GTTTTTGGTGTCCCCATGAGCCTTGGAGGGCTGAGTAACTGTGAAGCAAAGATCGCTGCCGCAATGGAATCGCCTTACAATGAAGTGCATGCATATGTTCAATCGCAAGATAGGTCCCATGCTGACGAAAGCAACTGGCGTCGTGGCAACCGCCTTAAAGGTTGGATATGGACACTCTGCTGTACAACGGCAGCGGTCTTTATGATTAATGCCAGCCGTGGTCAAAAGGCCGCTCGCCAACTCATTGGATGTTTTACCGGCACACTGAATAGTGACCGATGGAATGGTTACAGTTTTTACGAAGGACTGCGGCAAATATGTTGGGCTCACTTAAAGCGTGATTTCAAAGCAATCGGCGAGGCGGATGGCCACTTGGGTCGCATTGGCAACAAACTTCATGCTCTTTCAAAAGAGATACTAAAACTTCGCCGCCGTGTCCGTGACGGTACGTTACAATGGAAAACATTTCAACGCAGGATGATCCCGCTTCAAGAAGAAGTTGAAAGGCTTCTTGAAAAAGGCGCGACCTACGATGGCAAACTCGGCGGCAAGTGTCGAGATATCCTTAGGCATCGGGAGTATCTCTGGGTATTTGTAAGTGACTCGGATGTTGAACCGACCAACAATGCGGCAGAGCAAATCATTCGTCAGGCAGTGATTTGGCGTAAAATGAGTTTTGGAACACAAAGTAAGCGTGGAGCACATTATGCAGAGCGAATACTGACTGTATGTGCCACCTGCCGTTTACAAGGCCGCAGTATCATCGCGTACATACGCAGTGCTTGTCATTGTCACTCGAATAATCAGCCGGCCCCA from Candidatus Latescibacterota bacterium encodes:
- a CDS encoding IS66 family transposase encodes the protein CCTCGCKDLKACDEEPLRFQTIDIPPIKPDVIEYVQHMKQCKQCGEVVYQPLPDDIKRNVFGSGVLAVVGVLTGMLNTSKRKALEVVNEVFGVPMSLGGLSNCEAKIAAAMESPYNEVHAYVQSQDRSHADESNWRRGNRLKGWIWTLCCTTAAVFMINASRGQKAARQLIGCFTGTLNSDRWNGYSFYEGLRQICWAHLKRDFKAIGEADGHLGRIGNKLHALSKEILKLRRRVRDGTLQWKTFQRRMIPLQEEVERLLEKGATYDGKLGGKCRDILRHREYLWVFVSDSDVEPTNNAAEQIIRQAVIWRKMSFGTQSKRGAHYAERILTVCATCRLQGRSIIAYIRSACHCHSNNQPAPSLIPE